One window of Oryza brachyantha chromosome 12, ObraRS2, whole genome shotgun sequence genomic DNA carries:
- the LOC102715809 gene encoding nucleoside diphosphate kinase 2, chloroplastic — MDAMAVLARTARPAAPTLAAAAAPRLPASLSFAASSGPRGRVALSAGWGGRAARARVSAGRIVASSVEQSYIMIKPDGVQRCLVGEIISRFEKKGFVLKGLKLFQCPKELAQEHYKDLKDKPFFPSLIEYITSGPVVCMAWEGDGVVASARKLIGATNPLQAEPGTIRGDLAVQTGRNVVHGSDSPDNGKREIALWFKETELCEWESVQTPWLIE; from the exons ATGGACGCCATGGCCGTGCTCGCGAGGACAGCCCGTCCCGCCGCCccgaccctcgccgccgccgccgcgccccggcTCCCGGCGTCGCtctccttcgccgcctcctcgggGCCCCGCGGCCGCGTCGCCCTGAGCGCGGGGTGGGGCGGGAGGGCGGCACGGGCTCGCGTCTCCGCCGGACGCATCGTCGCATCGTCG GTTGAGCAATCGTATATTATGATCAAACCTGATGGTGTTCAGCGATGCCTG GTCGGTGAGATTATTTCCCGTTTCGAGAAGAAAGGCTTTGTGTTGAAGGGCTTGAAGCTTTTTCAGTGCCCCAAGGAGTTGGCACAG GAGCACTACAAGGATTTGAAGGATAAGCCTTTCTTTCCCAGTCTGATCGAATACATAACTTCTGGCCCTGTTGTTTGCATG GCCTGGGAGGGTGATGGTGTTGTTGCATCAGCTCGCAAGTTAATAGGAGCTACTAATCCCCTTCAAGCTGAACCAGGGACCATAAGGGGTGATCTTGCAGTTCAAACAGGAAG GAATGTTGTCCATGGAAGTGACAGTCCAGACAATGGCAAGCGTGAAATCG CTCTATGGTTCAAAGAAACTGAACTCTGCGAATGGGAATCTGTTCAGACACCTTGGCTTATCGAGTAA